Proteins found in one Chiloscyllium plagiosum isolate BGI_BamShark_2017 chromosome 23, ASM401019v2, whole genome shotgun sequence genomic segment:
- the golt1ba gene encoding golgi transport 1Ba isoform X2, which produces MISLTDSQKIGMGLTGFGVFFLFFGMILFFDKALLAIGNILFVAGLSFVIGLERTFRFFFQKHKMKATGFFLGGIFVVLIGWPVIGMVLEIYGFFLLFRGFFPVVVGFIRRVPILGSILNLPGISSLTIS; this is translated from the exons AAATTGGAATGGGATTAACAGGCTTTGGTGTGTTTTTCCTGTTCTTTGGTATGATTCTCTTCTTTGACAAGGCACTTCTTGCGATAGGAAAT attttatttGTGGCAGGCTTGTCTTTTGTAATCGGCTTAGAAAGGACTTTCAGGTTCTTCTTCCAGAAACACAAAATGAAAGCTACAGGCTTCTTTCTGGGTGGTATTTTCGTTGTGCTGATTGGCTGGCCAGTAATAGGCATGGTTCTTGAAATTTATGGATTCTTCCTTTTATTCAG GGGTTTCTTCCCAGTGGTGGTTGGCTTTATTAGACGAGTGCCTATATTAGGCTCTATTCTGAATTTACCTGGAATAAGTTCT CTGACGATATCATAA
- the golt1ba gene encoding golgi transport 1Ba isoform X1 produces the protein MISLTDSQKIGMGLTGFGVFFLFFGMILFFDKALLAIGNILFVAGLSFVIGLERTFRFFFQKHKMKATGFFLGGIFVVLIGWPVIGMVLEIYGFFLLFRGFFPVVVGFIRRVPILGSILNLPGISSFVDKVGESNSMV, from the exons AAATTGGAATGGGATTAACAGGCTTTGGTGTGTTTTTCCTGTTCTTTGGTATGATTCTCTTCTTTGACAAGGCACTTCTTGCGATAGGAAAT attttatttGTGGCAGGCTTGTCTTTTGTAATCGGCTTAGAAAGGACTTTCAGGTTCTTCTTCCAGAAACACAAAATGAAAGCTACAGGCTTCTTTCTGGGTGGTATTTTCGTTGTGCTGATTGGCTGGCCAGTAATAGGCATGGTTCTTGAAATTTATGGATTCTTCCTTTTATTCAG GGGTTTCTTCCCAGTGGTGGTTGGCTTTATTAGACGAGTGCCTATATTAGGCTCTATTCTGAATTTACCTGGAATAAGTTCT TTTGTAGATAAAGTTGGCGAGAGCAACAGCATGGTATAA